In Fusarium oxysporum f. sp. lycopersici 4287 chromosome 6, whole genome shotgun sequence, a single window of DNA contains:
- a CDS encoding hypothetical protein (At least one base has a quality score < 10), producing MKILFRSILWLAVTSAAACKPAPPKSKTTCKLAAIDNVDLSVGFNYNGDCAPSTGTLNGFMIFVDFSDAEPAQGETPQSLYDAVVPQTAEWYKQASHGALSFHVTADLSKFYRMPTSAASYGWDAGGRGISRSITFVTRANTRQGDNVARKTVTVGTDAVTTWGPKSWIALAHETGHTMCLADFYPFENLGLGYYVGGWSAMGDVSGIGPDFFAWDKWRLGWINDKSIDCVSERGTTQHTLTPLELKTSDNDIKAVVVAVNQTSALVAEARIPEGLDSGVCAPGVLLYTVDTSVKTGYGPVRVLDVTPGSGGCGTDSVYDKNDGTLSLVPGWGVEVTVVKQTEKTYTIQAGAEF from the exons ATGAAGATTCTGTTTCGTTCTATTCTTTGGCTTGCTGTAACCAGCGCTGCTGCCTGCAAGCCAGCACCCCCTAAGTCGAAAACCACTTGCAAGTTGGCTGCCATTGACAACGTGGATCTAAGTGTCGGCTTCAACTACAATGGGGACTGTGCCCCAAGCACCGGAACTCTCAACGGCTTCATGATCTTTGTCGACTTTTCCGATGCCGAACCTGCTCAGGGTGAAACCCCCCAATCGCTCTACGACGCCGTGGTCCCCCAAACAGCCGAATGGTACAAGCAGGCCTCTCACGGGGCTCTGTCTTTCCATGTCACGGCTGATCTGTCCAAGTTCTACCGCATGCCCACATCTGCTGCATCTTATGGCTGGGA CGCCGGTGGCAGAGGAATCTCTCGATCCATCACCTTTGTTACACGAGCCAACACCAGACAGGGTGATAATGTTGCCAGGAAGACCGTCACCGTTGGAACCGACGCAGTAACAACTTGGGGGCCGAAAAGCTGGATTGCATTGGCTCACGAAACGGGACACACCATGTGCTTGGCTGACTTCTACCCGTTTGAGAATCTTGGCCTGGGTTACTACGTCGGTGGCTGGAGTGCCATGGGGGACGTCTCTGGCATTGGCCCCGATTTCTTCGCCTGGGATAAGTGGCGCCTGGGTTGGATCAATGACAAGTCTATTGACTGTGTATCGGAGCGAGGAACTACTCAGCACACTCTTACTCCACTAGAGCTGAAGACTTCTGACAATGACATCAAAGCCGTTGTCGTCGCCGTGAACCAAACCTCAGCACTTGTCGCAGAGGCCCGTATACCGGAGGGTCTTGACTCAGGCGTCTGCGCCCCCGGTGTCTTGCTCTACACGGTTGACACCTCGGTCAAGACAGGCTATGGTCCTGTCCGTGTTCTGGATGTAACCCCAGGATCAGGTGGCTGTGGTACTGATAGTGTCTACGACAAGAACGATGGAACGCTGTCCCTGGTTCCTGGCTGGGGAGTTGAGGTTACTGTAGTCAAGCAGACAGAGAAGACCTATACCATTCAAGCTGGCGCTGAGTTTTAG